Sequence from the Chrysemys picta bellii isolate R12L10 chromosome 23, ASM1138683v2, whole genome shotgun sequence genome:
ATGCAACAGGTCCCTCACTAGTAATTGGTAACAAATGCAGTAGGCGCCCGGGGACGGGGAGCATGTGAATTCTGCTTAGTGCTTTTGAAGCACTTCTCTTAATCCGTTCATTTTCACTGCCTGCATCTGCATGTGCCTTTCCTTCTTTCTTGTGTTGATACTGTTTTCGAATGAGGTAAGTTGCATTGTTTTCTTGTTTTGAATAAAGGAGCACAAATTCTATCAGGAGACGATTAAGCAATTTATATTAACGCAGTTTCATACCAGATGTTACTAGTGCTGTAACATAAGCTGTTGCCTGTTAAATATTAGTGTATTTGATAGTTGGACAAAAGAGAACCTCATTTTAACCCAATTAAAAGTGAGATTGGACTTTAAGCTTTAGAAACTTCAGTGGCAGTGTTGTGTACAGTTACTAATATTTTGGAGAGAGAGCTGTAGAAGTTGATGCCCGTCAGGATAAGATATCTAAATACTGTTACTGCCAGAGTTAGTCAACTCTTTAAATAACTGGAACTTTATTAATACAGTAAGAAAAGTGTTTTAATGTTTGCAGGAAATATGCATCATCATAAACAATGAGTGAGATTTGCTGCCGGGATTTTTAACCCTGTGTAGTGTTGAAGTTTTCTTAATATTTTACAAGAACATAGTTGCTCATACCCTTCCCTGTCAGTACAACTTTGCAGTTGTCCAGTATTCATTAAGTACATTAACCTGATTAATCCTGAGTCATGATGCTACTTTTAAAACTGCAGCTACTTCAGTTGTTTAAATACTTGATAAAACTAAGCGGGATCTAATTATATTGGAAAAACACCTTGTACTTCTCCAGCTCTGATCAGCACTTACATATCCCCTGAAATGTTGTGTTCTTTAAATCTGAACACTCCCATTTAGCCCTAAATTCCATTCTCTTCCTTCTTCCACTAATAACCTGCATGCTCATATCGACCCCTTGAAAAGCAAGCTGACGTATGTTGATAAACAGTGCCATCATGTGGCATCAGGCTAGGGATACATTAAATGCCTTAGGCAATCTTTTCTTGATGTTCTGTCTTTATTTTACTTGATGGAGATCAAGATTAAGGACAACAGCAATTCATGTATGGTTTGAGATTAGAAATATAGAGAAGTCAGTCATTGGTTTTTCTCTTCAGTGCTACCATTTTCACTTACAAGTGTTGAagttcatttaatttctctggcaAGGAAAGGTTTTTCCTCTTGAAatcctgtttaaaattaaaagcatATGAGATATTTGGGGGCTGCAAAGAAGGGAGAGTTCAGTCTGTTACAAGAGACAGCGCTGGCCTTATGGGTAGAAATGCATTCCCGCCATGCAGCAGACCAAGGATTAGAGATAGCCGTGGCATTCTTTGAACTGTGAACACTGGACACTTGAGACACATGCCGCTTGGATTTCTGACGGTGGGTACCAGCCATGTTAGTCCGAGGACAGTCAGAACAAATGTATCCCTATCATGGTCTCAGCCGTGGTTCTAAGGAGGGTGGTCTCCTGTCCAGCTGTAGTTCAGATATCATGAAATTACTGCCAAGGATTGTGTATGGATGGGGCAACGGTGTTCACTGGGAGAAAAGGTGTAGTGTTCACATGAGCAAAGGAAAAATCACTTAAGGGGCTGTGAACCCTACACAAAACCagtaaaataacatttaaaactCTTTTTCAAATAGAAGGCTGCATTGAGGGAAAGAGGTTTCCAaatactgttttttctttttcagttctaGGTCCCGTTCTAGGTCATATTCTCCGTCTCATAACAGAGAAAGGAACCACCCAAGAGTGTATCAGAGCCGGGATTTCAGAGGTCATAACAGAGGGTACAGGAGACCATATTATTTCCGTGGGCGGAACCGAGGATTTTATCCATGGGGCCAATATAACCGAGGCGGCTATGGAAATTACAGGTCCAACTGGCAAAATTATCGCCAAGCCTATAGCCCTCGTAGGGGGCGTTCCCGATCTCGATCGCCAAAGAGAAGGTCTCCATCACCAAGATCAAGAAGCCATTCTAGAAACTCTGATAAGTCATCTTCTGATAGGTCAAGGAGGTCTTCATCTTCCCGGTCTTCCTCGAACCACAGCCGAGTTGAGTCTTCCAAGCGTAGGTccataaaggaaaaaaaatcctcttcCAAGGACACGCGGGCATCACAGGCTGCGGGAGATAATCAAGGTGATGATTCGAAGGATCAGCCATTTTCGGGAGGAGCTACTCAAGATGTCAAGGTGTCTGAGGGGTCAAAGCCCTGGCAAGACATGACCACTTACAGCACAAGTTCAGTGTCAAGAGTGTCTGCCGTGCCTGAGCTTAGCCCAAGAGAGCGCAGTCCTGCGCTAAAAAGTCCTCTCCAGTCTGTTGTGGTGAGGCGCCGTTCTCCTCGGCCAAGTCCATTGCAGAAGCCCAGTCCTCCACTGTCAAACCCCTCACAGCTGGGGTCTGTTTTACAAAGCAGTGCCTCGTTTCAGACAGGCTCACATCAGGGTCCATTTGACCATGGTTCATCAGGATTGAGCCCAACAAGGAAGAGTCCTGTGTGTAAAAGTCCCACGACAATCGGTTCAATTTATGGTGGCTCGCAGAAGGaggaagcagcagctcctggtggggcagccttttcaaagAGGCAAGTTGTGCATTTTTCCTTTGTGTTCAGTTCATATGCCAGGTActcttggggagggaggggagagaattgGGGAGGTGTGTGTAACTCTCATTGAGTGGTAGAGTGGTAGGCCTTATTCTGCATTATAGGAAATAGTTCTCTAGTTTTGTTTTCTTAACATCATAACTTTGTTAGTGTTGTAAAGATTACATAGATACCCCAGAATTCCCTTTTGAACTTGgttatttttataaatttttaAAGTGCTCAAGGAGCTTTTCcagtaatttgattttttttattaaattagtcTAAAAATTGTCACATTCCTGAATCACTGCATAtaacttttatatatatatatatatatttgtggtTGTATATTCCCTAGCTCACTTATGGTTAATTACTTATTTGGGGGCATTTCCCAATTTTAAATGGACATTAGAGCATTAAAAATTCAGTTGGTGCTGCTGATGCCAGACTTGCtgattttgggggaagaggtgcagATGCAACTAAAACCTTCACTTGCAGAAggcttgtttgcttgcttttggGCACTGTCAAGTTTAACAGACAAAATATAGATTCCCTCTTGAAATCTATCCCAGAGTTGGTAGGTTTGTGGCTCTTGGACTTCAGCAAATATTATAAGTTTGCAAAGGGAAAAATGTTGTTTaagttttttaaacacacaacttACTGCGTATCCTAATAGAAACAAACCAATACAAGCACTGTGAGAGCCATGGTGCAAATGCATTGGGATAAATTTTATGTATGATTggaatcaggaaaaaaaagatCTTCAGTACAGGAGTATCTTTCTAGTCTGGTCCAGTCAGCAGTCCCAAACCCCTGACAAGTGTCCTTctgattaatttcattttaaaggaCCTCCTCACTCAAAAGGTACTGTTGTGTTCTCAAATGGTCCTTAATCATTTTCATTTGTCTCTGTTCATTTAAGATTATTTGGGGCAAATTCTATTAATTATCAAAGACCTCTGATATTCGTAGAACTAGGTCTTACTCCACTCTTGACTTTTAAAATAGTGTGTTGAGGTGCTTTAGACTTAACCCACCACTATCCCATTGAAATATGTGCTGATAATCTTTCACCAGCATACTTTTAAACTTTAAATTGGTTTGGGGGATTGTCATTCCCAGTACTAGAATAAAGTGTCTGTCTGTTCTCCCAAGAGAAGAAATATTTTTCccattaaccttttttttttttttttgcttttatttgtgtTTACAGTATATGAAATGTTTAGCTTTCCTAGGAAACTTGCATCCAAAATGTGACGTAGCTTTTGAGGCATTTATTTCCAGTGTGTTGTTTAAAGCAGAACAGTCCAAGTTGAAAGTTTTGATGTGTTAATTCTTCTGAATCAGGTTTGTAAGTGACTAAACAGATTGGGTAAGACCTTAATATTTTCCTTAGAAAATATAGGTAAGTTGGTTCTCTTTTTATTTGCTCAAGAAGAGCTTTTGCTGTTCCACTTTGCTCTTGAACCTCACATCATCCATTTTGCATACCCATCTTCCAGCACGTTTGCTGAATATATTAAGACCTTATTCATATCTTCTAAAGTAAAAATTTGGGTAGCCTGCTTTACATTTTACCTTATTTATTAGGGACCAGAGAGAGCTTTCTGTATGTTTTTAAGTCTTGGCATTTTTAAgacttgtttgtttgctttgaatTTTAGGAATTAAAGACTCTTGTCTATACTTTAATAAGAGAATTgcttatatgtgtgtgtgtgtgtgtatgtgtgtgtttgttttttaaataggtaTTTGGAAGAACAGAAGACTGAGAATGGGAAAGACAAGGAACAGAAACTAACAAatattgaaaaggaaaaaatgaaagaGAAGGGAGGCTTCTCTGAGTTGGGTTTAGCAGATGGCAAGACGAAATCAGACCTGTACACCTCCAAAACTGACCCTGAAAAGCCTTATCGCAGCAGCCAGTCTCCTAAACGCTATAAGTTTCGGGATGACTTTGAGAAGCTGAAGATGGCTGAGTTCCACAAGGAAGGTCATTATGGCAAAGAGGAGATGGATGAGCAGGATAAGAAAGACAAGGCAAAAGGCCGAAAGGATTCGGAGTTTGATGATGAGCCCAAATTCATGTCTAAAGTGGTAGCAACCTCCAGCAAAAATCAGGATGAGGATAGGCCAGGTAAATGGGAAGGCGTAGTGTTCTTACCATCTGCAAAGGAGAAGCAAAGGAAAGCTGAGGAAATGGAGGAGGATCCCTATTCTGAAAGATCGAAAAAGGAAGACAAGCTAGCATCCAAGAGAGCAGAGGCTGGTCACAGGGGGTTTGTTCCCGAAAAGAATTTTAGAGTGACCGCTTACAAAGCAAGTCAGGAAAAAAGTACTTCACCACCTCTGAGAAAGGCCTCTGAGAGTCGGGAGAAGCCAGGAACCAGAGGAGATGGTTTAGCCACTGGCAAATCCTCCTTTTCCATTACCCGGGAGGCCCAGGTCAATGTCCGAATGGATTCCTTTGATGAAGATCTTGCACGGTAAGGATTTGCCTTTAAGTTAAATCTAGGTAGTGGCTTCACTATCctatttttcccccctccccaccttaaCCCCTTGTGGATCTCTCTAAAATGTAGGCAGGTTAAATAAAGAATATTGTACAATCCGCTACCAACACGTCATTTGTCACAGAGAGCACATGCATCTCTAAATGTTAACACACCAATATGACTCTCCGGTATGGAAGGTGAATcatgttatccccattttgcagatggagaaagtgAAGCATAA
This genomic interval carries:
- the THRAP3 gene encoding thyroid hormone receptor-associated protein 3, whose product is MSKTNKSKSGSRSSRSRSGSRSRSRSFSKSRSRSRSVSRSRKRRLSSRSRSRSYSPSHNRERNHPRVYQSRDFRGHNRGYRRPYYFRGRNRGFYPWGQYNRGGYGNYRSNWQNYRQAYSPRRGRSRSRSPKRRSPSPRSRSHSRNSDKSSSDRSRRSSSSRSSSNHSRVESSKRRSIKEKKSSSKDTRASQAAGDNQGDDSKDQPFSGGATQDVKVSEGSKPWQDMTTYSTSSVSRVSAVPELSPRERSPALKSPLQSVVVRRRSPRPSPLQKPSPPLSNPSQLGSVLQSSASFQTGSHQGPFDHGSSGLSPTRKSPVCKSPTTIGSIYGGSQKEEAAAPGGAAFSKRYLEEQKTENGKDKEQKLTNIEKEKMKEKGGFSELGLADGKTKSDLYTSKTDPEKPYRSSQSPKRYKFRDDFEKLKMAEFHKEGHYGKEEMDEQDKKDKAKGRKDSEFDDEPKFMSKVVATSSKNQDEDRPGKWEGVVFLPSAKEKQRKAEEMEEDPYSERSKKEDKLASKRAEAGHRGFVPEKNFRVTAYKASQEKSTSPPLRKASESREKPGTRGDGLATGKSSFSITREAQVNVRMDSFDEDLARPSGLLAQERKLCRDLVHSNKKDQEFRSIFHHIQSAQSQRSPSELFAQHIVTIVHHVKEHHFGSSGMTLNERFTKYLKRGMEQDQAKNKKSPEIHRRIDISPSTFRKHGFTPEEMKSTREPGNKTEGKYKDDPVDLRLDIERRKKHKERDLKREKSRESVDSRDSSHSRERSTEKPERSHKGSKKKKHRRVRERSRSTSSSSPSSRSYKGEDYPEESEEREECTTGFDKSRLGTKEFAGPNERGRARGTFFRARGRGWNRGTFSGNNNNNNSSSSNDFQKRNRDEEWDPEYTPKSKKYYLHDDREGEGGEKWGNRGRGRGSFPRGRGRFMFRKSSTSPKWAHDKFSGEEGEIEDDESGTENREEKDNLQSAAD